Proteins from a genomic interval of Mesobacillus sp. S13:
- a CDS encoding MBL fold metallo-hydrolase, translating to MYAVIGESATLIDTGNPGEKSFYQLKSLLNEHNLTFKDFDHIIVTHMHTDHCGGVSLIQQEASLPVYVHELARPVVTGGETEFIRLNQFFNDFLKECGADPSVHQHPRKYKEEIWKDVHFVSEGDDVYIGGKSYSVLHVPGHSQTDILLINEEQGITFVGDHIIPELAVNAFIEPPVPGEKHRPSPLIQYRESLIRSRGRKLGTCYSGHGKPFSQHIELIDKRLSQQDARCQQIRQVLKEGDKNVFEICRAVYPHLKGGIVFLGLSQIQGHLDLMEARNEVMKEERDSIIYYKLI from the coding sequence GTGTATGCAGTTATTGGTGAATCAGCAACACTCATAGATACAGGCAACCCAGGCGAGAAATCCTTTTACCAGCTTAAATCTCTATTAAATGAGCACAATCTGACGTTTAAAGACTTTGATCATATCATTGTCACCCATATGCATACGGACCATTGTGGAGGAGTCAGCCTGATCCAGCAGGAAGCCAGCCTCCCCGTTTATGTACATGAGCTTGCCAGGCCAGTAGTTACAGGAGGAGAAACTGAGTTTATTAGACTCAATCAGTTTTTTAATGATTTCCTAAAGGAATGTGGTGCTGATCCTTCCGTTCACCAGCACCCGCGAAAATACAAGGAAGAAATTTGGAAGGATGTCCATTTTGTCAGCGAAGGTGATGATGTTTACATAGGTGGAAAATCATACAGTGTGTTGCATGTCCCTGGCCATAGCCAGACAGATATCCTTCTGATTAATGAGGAGCAGGGAATTACATTTGTCGGGGACCATATTATTCCGGAACTGGCAGTCAACGCTTTTATCGAACCTCCTGTACCAGGAGAGAAGCATCGTCCATCTCCCTTGATCCAATACAGGGAATCCCTGATTCGTTCAAGGGGGAGAAAGCTTGGAACCTGTTATTCGGGGCATGGAAAACCTTTTTCACAGCATATAGAACTCATTGATAAAAGATTGTCTCAGCAGGATGCACGCTGCCAGCAAATTCGGCAGGTCTTAAAAGAGGGCGATAAAAATGTTTTTGAAATATGCCGGGCAGTCTACCCGCACTTGAAGGGCGGTATTGTTTTTCTTGGACTCTCACAAATACAAGGTCATCTTGATTTGATGGAAGCCCGAAATGAGGTGATGAAAGAGGAAAGAGACTCAATTATTTATTACAAACTGATCTGA
- a CDS encoding phosphotriesterase: MATINTVTGPIKAEQLGKTLIHEHFIFGYPGFQGDVTLGAFNEESALEEAINIARYMQSFGVKTVVDPTPNECGRNPEFLKKISEVTGLQIICATGYYYEGEGATPYFKFRQALGTAEEEIYQMFKKEITEGIAGSGIKPGVIKLASSKDEITEYEKMFFRAGARVQQETGAVILTHTQEGTMGPEQVRLLIENGADPGKIIIGHMCGNTDPEYHKQVMDQGVRVGLDRFGIQGMVGAPFDQERVQTLLALLNDGYEDQILLAHDTVNIWLGRPPVMPEQAAKIMENWQPGHIFNNILPQLRENGVSETQIDKMLGGNAAGLFTGAPAKVVS, from the coding sequence ATGGCAACTATTAATACAGTAACTGGTCCTATCAAAGCAGAGCAATTGGGAAAGACACTGATTCATGAGCACTTTATCTTTGGATATCCTGGTTTCCAGGGAGATGTAACATTGGGTGCTTTTAATGAGGAATCAGCTCTTGAAGAGGCAATCAACATTGCCAGGTATATGCAGAGCTTTGGCGTGAAGACAGTCGTGGATCCGACACCAAATGAATGTGGAAGGAACCCGGAGTTTTTAAAGAAAATCTCTGAAGTGACTGGTCTCCAGATAATTTGTGCGACCGGCTACTATTACGAAGGCGAAGGGGCAACCCCGTACTTTAAGTTCCGGCAGGCTCTGGGGACAGCAGAAGAGGAAATCTATCAAATGTTCAAGAAAGAGATCACGGAAGGAATCGCAGGTTCCGGAATCAAGCCTGGGGTGATCAAGCTCGCTTCAAGTAAGGATGAAATCACAGAGTATGAAAAAATGTTTTTCCGTGCAGGTGCCCGTGTACAGCAGGAAACTGGCGCAGTAATCCTCACACACACCCAGGAAGGTACAATGGGACCTGAACAGGTCAGGCTGTTAATCGAGAATGGAGCAGATCCGGGAAAAATCATTATCGGCCATATGTGTGGAAACACTGACCCTGAATATCATAAACAGGTAATGGATCAGGGAGTAAGGGTCGGACTGGACCGTTTTGGCATCCAGGGAATGGTTGGAGCTCCTTTTGACCAGGAACGGGTACAGACATTATTGGCTTTACTTAATGATGGATACGAAGATCAAATTTTACTGGCGCATGATACTGTGAATATCTGGTTAGGCCGCCCGCCTGTTATGCCGGAGCAAGCCGCGAAAATCATGGAAAACTGGCAGCCAGGACATATTTTCAACAATATCCTTCCACAGCTTAGGGAAAATGGAGTATCTGAAACACAAATTGATAAAATGCTCGGTGGTAATGCTGCCGGACTGTTCACTGGCGCTCCGGCAAAGGTAGTTTCCTAG